Proteins from a genomic interval of Anabrus simplex isolate iqAnaSimp1 chromosome 13, ASM4041472v1, whole genome shotgun sequence:
- the LOC136884878 gene encoding general transcription factor IIH subunit 1 produces MATSSEDVLLQVPEVRYKKGDGTLFVMNERLAWMLSNRDTMCVSHRYTDIKMQKISPEGKQKVQLQVTLHDGSTSTFHFVNRHGIAAQVKDRDNVKEVLQRLLYKVKRQVNEELQEKNRLLSENPVLLQLYKDLVIPEVISSEEFWKQQGEKYSLKQSSKQDIGVSGAFLTGIKPQTDGCNGLRYNLTADIIQCIFKTYPAVRKKHLEYVPNKLSEAQFWTKFFQSHYFHRDRIHSESRDLFADCAKLDDDALRKDIKAGIEDPLLDLTKFVDKTLEEGYGFGGDKSYSQSDNIVHQSMIKRFNQHSIMVLKTCQQNPLYYDRGSENVMPANSSSSQEFTCNGSTKTLSAQPTAKRARINEKITIEDLDSDNNSQNSVSNWLHLSQVDRYRHGPLVKTNEDTLSNHNPIAVWDQILEETEYWTVLRSQSKKRLVTPALAVSVLSELSPGGSLMTTSFQDEGLIEMIPPDIQHETKNIYMSLCELLRHFWACFPPTTAELENKVVHMHSALQRFRLARLAPFEDRISREIPALRQHTIAHLNKLLNSAFSKFEMWQQRV; encoded by the coding sequence ATGGCAACGTCGTCGGAAGATGTTCTTCTACAAGTTCCTGAAGTTCGATACAAGAAAGGAGATGGAACACTGTTCGTAATGAATGAACGTTTGGCTTGGATGTTGAGCAACAGAGACACCATGTGTGTAAGTCATAGATACACTGATATTAAGATGCAGAAGATTTCTCCGGAGGGAAAACAGAAGGTTCAGCTTCAGGTGACTCTGCATGACGGCTCTACATCCACATTTCACTTCGTAAATAGGCATGGTATTGCTGCCCAGGTAAAGGATAGAGATAATGTCAAGGAAGTGTTGCAAAGGTTATTATATAAAGTGAAACGTCAGGTCAACGAAGAACTTCAGGAGAAGAACCGGCTATTATCAGAAAATCCCGTTCTCCTTCAGCTGTATAAGGATCTTGTAATTCCCGAAGTTATATCATCAGAGGAATTCTGGAAGCAGCAGGGTGAAAAATATAGCCTGAAACAAAGCAGCAAGCAAGATATTGGGGTTTCTGGAGCTTTTCTGACGGGAATAAAACCACAAACCGATGGCTGCAACGGTCTCAGATATAATCTAACGGCCGATATAATTCAGTGTATTTTCAAAACTTATCCTGCCGTTCGAAAGAAGCACCTGGAGTATGTGCCCAACAAATTGAGTGAAGCCCAATTTTGGACGAAATTTTTTCAGTCTCATTATTTTCACCGTGATCGTATACATTCTGAAAGTCGCGATCTATTTGCCGATTGCGCcaagcttgatgatgatgctttacGGAAGGACATCAAAGCTGGTATTGAAGATCCACTTCTAGACCTAACAAAATTTGTTGATAAAACTTTGGAAGAAGGCTATGGCTTTGGTGGGGATAAGTCATATTCTCAAAGTGACAATATAGTGCATCAAAGCATGATAAAGAGATTTAATCAGCATTCCATTATGGTTCTGAAGACGTGCCAACAGAATCCTCTCTACTATGACCGAGGGTCCGAAAACGTAATGCCCGCCAATAGCTCATCTTCTCAAGAATTTACATGTAACGGTTCAACGAAAACGCTATCCGCACAGCCTACAGCTAAAAGAGCAAGAATAAACGAAAAGATAACTATTGAAGATCTTGATAGCGATAATAATTCTCAGAATTCTGTCTCGAATTGGTTGCACCTCTCCCAGGTTGACCGCTACCGCCATGGACCTTTAGTGAAGACGAATGAAGACACCCTATCGAATCACAATCCAATAGCAGTATGGGATCAGATCCTTGAAGAAACTGAATATTGGACAGTACTACGTTCACAGAGCAAGAAACGGCTTGTAACCCCAGCATTGGCAGTGAGTGTTCTCAGCGAATTGTCCCCAGGCGGTTCACTTATGACAACGAGTTTCCAGGACGAAGGTTTAATTGAGATGATACCTCCCGACATTCAACATGAAACCAAAAATATTTACATGTCCTTATGTGAACTATTGCGGCACTTCTGGGCTTGCTTCCCTCCTACCACAGCAGAATTGGAAAACAAAGTGGTTCATATGCATTCCGCATTGCAGCGTTTTCGTCTTGCACGACTGGCACCTTTTGAAGACCGAATATCTCGTGAGATTCCTGCTCTTCGCCAGCATACAATTGCTCACCTCAACAAACTACTGAATTCTGCGTTCAGCAAGTTTGAAATGTGGCAGCAACGCGTGTAG
- the LOC136884880 gene encoding uncharacterized protein isoform X1 — protein MEGNVSVKPDLIRSSHEGTMESPAKEENAYEEEYISIMEPELIIKAEETGQREVNLVPLTTRTRCRCSLCPRKRDKKASLTCYKCNNVCCRQHLVNICTECYKDS, from the exons ATGGAAGGAAACGTTTCCGTGAAACCCGACCTTATACGCAGCTCGCACGAAGGAACCATG GAATCTCCAGCCAAGGAGGAGAATGCTTACGAGGAAGAATATATTTCTATAATGGAGCCGGAGCTTATCATTAAAGCTGAAGAAACAGGACAGCGCGAGGTGAATTTG GTGCCACTTACCACGAGAACGAGATGCCGCTGCTCACTGTGTCCCAGGAAGCGAGACAAGAAGGCATCGCTCACATGTTACAAGTGTAATAACGTTTGTTGTAGACAGCACCTCGTGAATATCTGTACAGAGTGTTATAAGGACAGCTAA
- the LOC136884880 gene encoding uncharacterized protein isoform X2 has product MEGNVSVKPDLIRSSHEGTMESPAKEENAYEEEYISIMEPELIIKAEETGQREVPLTTRTRCRCSLCPRKRDKKASLTCYKCNNVCCRQHLVNICTECYKDS; this is encoded by the exons ATGGAAGGAAACGTTTCCGTGAAACCCGACCTTATACGCAGCTCGCACGAAGGAACCATG GAATCTCCAGCCAAGGAGGAGAATGCTTACGAGGAAGAATATATTTCTATAATGGAGCCGGAGCTTATCATTAAAGCTGAAGAAACAGGACAGCGCGAG GTGCCACTTACCACGAGAACGAGATGCCGCTGCTCACTGTGTCCCAGGAAGCGAGACAAGAAGGCATCGCTCACATGTTACAAGTGTAATAACGTTTGTTGTAGACAGCACCTCGTGAATATCTGTACAGAGTGTTATAAGGACAGCTAA